A region of Ammospiza nelsoni isolate bAmmNel1 chromosome 8, bAmmNel1.pri, whole genome shotgun sequence DNA encodes the following proteins:
- the LOC132076527 gene encoding histone-lysine N-methyltransferase SETD1A-like has translation MCEKRYAQEGIGSSYLFRMDHDTIIDATKFGNLARFINHCCTPSCYAKVISIEAQKKIVIYSKQPIGVNEEITYDYKFPIEDTKIPCLCGTESCRHTESCRRTFN, from the exons ATGTGTGAGAAGCGCTACGCCCAGGAGGGCATCGGCAGCAGTTACCTGTTCCGCATGGACCATGACACCATTATCGACGCCACCAAGTTCGGCAACCTGGCGCGCTTCATCAACCACTGCTGCACG cccagctgctaCGCCAAGGTGATCAGCATCGAGGCACAGAAGAAGATTGTCATCTACTCCAAGCAGCCCATCGGCGTCAACGAGGAGATCACCTACGACTACAAGTTCCCCATCGAGGACACCAAGATCCCGTGCCTGTGCGGCACTGAGAGCTGCCGCCACACTGAGAGCTGCCGCCGCACCTTCAACTAG